Proteins from one Malaya genurostris strain Urasoe2022 chromosome 2, Malgen_1.1, whole genome shotgun sequence genomic window:
- the LOC131427073 gene encoding uncharacterized protein LOC131427073 produces the protein MSHSLATVVPLTMLAVLFLLLQPEIDATAQTHAPKIHSARELTTFAAKLNRQMQGVEKFIHQQKTKEANLKQAYRKYSARTARHGWNSRQNQRADAARIQREAIKLRALSERFNQQFRNQFAKQVNFVQNEGRRYAGRNEEIPVQVTRTVNMYNRLVELLVNLITCPRDIINELYGDDMMFEETTTLQPSESEDSDQNNPDEEDGENGEDASSDTVPYGSDYK, from the exons ATGTCACATTCGCTAGCCACGGTGGTGCCACTAACGATGCTGGCGGTTCTGTTTCTGCTGTTGCAGCCCGAAATCGATGCAACCG CACAAACCCATGCTCCGAAGATCCATTCCGCGAGGGAACTGACCACGTTCGCCGCCAAACTGAACCGACAGATGCAAGGAGTCGAAAAATTTATCCATCAGCAGAAGACAAAAGAAGCAAACCTTAAACAGGCCTACCGGAAGTACTCCGCTCGGACGGCACGACACGGTTGGAATTCGCGTCAGAACCAACGCGCGGACGCGGCCCGGATTCAGCGGGAGGCCATCAAACTACGCGCCCTGTCCGAAAGATTCAACCAGCAATTCAGGAATCAATTCGCAAAGCAAGTAAATTTCGTTCAGAACGAAGGAAGAAGATACGCAGGCCGAAACGAGGAGATCCCCGTGCAAGTTACGCGCACCGTGAACATGTACAATCGGCTCGTTGAGTTGCTCGTGAATTTAATCACCTGTCCGAGAGACATCATCAATGAGCTGTACGGTGATGACATGATGTTCGAAGAGACAACGACACTACAACCATCCGAATCCGAAGACTCGGATCAGAATAATCCAGATGAAGAAGATGGTGAGAATGGCGAGGATGCTAGCTCCGATACAGTCCCGTACGGATCGGACTACAAGTGA